From a single Elusimicrobiota bacterium genomic region:
- a CDS encoding formylglycine-generating enzyme family protein, whose translation MPKLANLAIKRAQDWDRSVAEREVVAAAWAMREKDWDKLRHLLTLGQVPEARKVAWSVQFLKAYWRWFPLGQEMAKGLAPHLPPATAGVEWVTMPGGSFIMGSGDAEAGPAHRVTIKPFNLAKTLVTNMQYEICLAAGACTPLPRYEDELAGEDQPAVGLTWDQAEAFSRWVGGRLPSEAEWEYAARSAGQEWRYPWGTEEATCKRAVISGCGSATATVCSRRAGNTRQGLCDMSGNAWEWVQDWYHYSYHGAPSDGTAWEKPAGQFRVMRGGSWMNIPDSVRTTYRLYNAPGRGERFVGFRPAR comes from the coding sequence GTGCCGAAGCTCGCAAATCTGGCCATCAAGCGGGCCCAGGATTGGGACCGCTCCGTCGCCGAGCGGGAGGTTGTCGCTGCTGCGTGGGCCATGAGGGAGAAGGACTGGGATAAGCTCAGACACCTCTTGACACTGGGCCAGGTTCCCGAGGCCCGCAAGGTCGCCTGGTCCGTGCAGTTCCTGAAGGCCTACTGGAGGTGGTTCCCCCTGGGACAGGAGATGGCCAAGGGGTTGGCGCCGCACCTGCCCCCTGCGACGGCGGGCGTGGAATGGGTCACGATGCCAGGTGGGAGCTTCATCATGGGCTCCGGCGACGCTGAAGCGGGGCCGGCGCATCGCGTCACGATCAAGCCTTTTAACTTGGCCAAGACCCTGGTGACGAACATGCAGTACGAGATATGCCTCGCGGCCGGCGCCTGCACGCCGCTCCCCCGTTACGAGGACGAGCTTGCGGGAGAGGACCAGCCGGCGGTCGGCCTTACCTGGGACCAGGCAGAGGCCTTCTCCAGGTGGGTCGGCGGCAGACTCCCGAGCGAGGCCGAGTGGGAGTATGCAGCTCGCAGCGCAGGACAGGAGTGGCGGTATCCGTGGGGCACAGAGGAAGCGACCTGCAAGAGGGCCGTCATCTCCGGCTGCGGATCCGCCACAGCGACTGTCTGCTCTAGACGGGCGGGGAACACCCGGCAGGGACTTTGCGACATGTCGGGCAATGCCTGGGAATGGGTCCAGGACTGGTATCACTATTCCTACCACGGCGCGCCTTCAGACGGCACGGCATGGGAGAAGCCAGCGGGCCAATTCCGCGTGATGCGCGGCGGTTCTTGGATGAACATCCCGGACAGCGTGCGAACGACTTATCGCCTCTATAATGCCCCGGGACGAGGCGAGCGTTTCGTAGGATTCCGACCCGCCCGCTGA
- a CDS encoding FlgO family outer membrane protein, producing the protein MVGKLHGKVCVMDFSDLAQKGYTSEFGQKVADLLSNHLVNRNRGGYMVMERRELVKITHDSILMIGDDEAAISDLQKQGGMDVLVSGTYSVAEPEVSIDIKAVDAHGGGLLASGTARFKVAEGLKSMLSHRFRELGPAEPEGAPPGAGGQSAAIRETAPKPAQDATDAHPGVDVLELETGVFYEGGDGKLYPLREGMVLNAKDNYAIYLKPRQPCYVYVYQVDSTRKAFRLFPNPEYSSASGPLVEGKEYWIPEGRDYLYLDETRGIEDLYVFATRAPAPALEGIKEANNDSIKGVIRTMGVAGRRGGEAPVRTRGARGESMDLVTRKLAAQGDFFYKVSFVHQ; encoded by the coding sequence TTGGTCGGGAAACTTCACGGCAAGGTCTGCGTCATGGACTTCTCCGATCTTGCGCAGAAAGGCTACACATCGGAGTTCGGGCAAAAGGTCGCGGATTTGCTCTCCAATCATCTCGTCAACAGGAACAGGGGCGGCTACATGGTGATGGAGCGTCGTGAATTGGTCAAGATCACCCATGATTCCATCCTGATGATCGGCGACGATGAGGCGGCGATATCAGACCTGCAGAAGCAGGGCGGCATGGATGTGCTGGTCTCCGGCACCTACAGCGTGGCCGAGCCGGAGGTTTCCATCGACATCAAGGCCGTGGACGCTCACGGCGGCGGCCTGCTCGCTTCGGGAACGGCACGATTCAAGGTGGCCGAAGGCCTTAAGAGCATGCTGTCGCACCGCTTCAGGGAGTTGGGACCCGCCGAGCCGGAGGGGGCGCCTCCCGGCGCTGGAGGCCAGTCGGCGGCAATCCGGGAAACTGCCCCCAAACCGGCTCAGGATGCGACTGATGCGCATCCTGGCGTGGATGTCCTGGAACTGGAAACCGGGGTATTCTACGAGGGCGGAGATGGGAAACTCTACCCCCTGCGTGAGGGGATGGTGCTCAACGCCAAGGACAACTACGCCATCTACCTCAAGCCGCGCCAGCCCTGCTACGTCTATGTCTATCAGGTGGATTCCACAAGGAAGGCCTTCCGGCTCTTCCCCAACCCGGAATACTCCTCCGCATCCGGGCCTCTCGTGGAAGGCAAGGAGTACTGGATTCCGGAGGGGCGCGATTATCTGTATCTTGACGAAACCCGCGGCATCGAGGACCTCTACGTCTTCGCCACGCGCGCGCCAGCCCCGGCGCTCGAGGGCATCAAGGAAGCCAACAACGACTCCATCAAAGGAGTCATCCGCACCATGGGGGTGGCCGGCAGAAGGGGTGGCGAAGCGCCGGTCCGCACACGCGGCGCCCGCGGGGAGTCCATGGATCTTGTCACTCGCAAGCTCGCCGCCCAGGGCGACTTCTTCTACAAGGTCTCCTTCGTCCATCAGTAG
- a CDS encoding CHAT domain-containing protein — MTCLLALVLAMPAIAAEPAADISCAEARAHERDYYAALPGIVGKFEEAQKRGDQRALMALGREAGDLGWLLHDETKYAYENYGAARLAAHALGDRRTEADVVGNMARIEVLRGNFEAAAQLYEDSAAFASDAMGRARFLRSGADLKKAADRMREGDYRGVIAALMPSLDEARRNGAHRDIQVYSRKIGEVYWLLLDDPAKAYELYTEARGAAHACGGGRTEAEIIRNLALLSVFFGRYAKAARLYEDATAPLVLDAWGHRTIMDMPGQRYQRLSGMLRQRLSATAGESRGPRHGAALNDEAKAALKTAEERMRTQDFRGAVAVLVPALEDARKTRDRASVEILSRRIGDLYWEPVPEKALEFYDEAGAAAHALGDRKTALEIADKLAARAIGHLGEPAGAELYEEAAAIAPDEAARKRYVRLSATLKILRNLVDYTRYRDIVGILMPAIQEARRTGDFKSLQVLCAFVAPIRWHYLGDAAAAYNLLIEARTAAHALGDRNAEAAATHNLAYFAGWSGDMARSRELAEEAATLTLDEAARKQYEQTGALAMQWLDQAEGDESELAAKAYPFGLPLDSSLANELLRQGDTKTARSIFERMGVQLPSSRARAREREGDYKQASLLYRQDWEAMERRRAGPDERGKEAYVSWTTWGLEAIEGLVRVSSDEDAFYYAETARARILTKSLGERRSAEVAPLAPESSKRETALQARQAEYERRRDSARELSRGRIDVDRFAGAADRSLDRDREEFLTELRRTRPDYAAAHYPEPLHAADIPLRQDEVLLEYAVTEPSTKVFVVKGGKVAAARTIPISRRELVRLVRRFRAFFDGVERSRDLARFDASVGLRLADLLLRPVLGHIPPGSKVVISPDGVLDLLPFEALVLSTSGPVQMPAGRYGPAPAGVRYAGDDYDIAYTPSGTALASQRLLRRRTRSPEEIFVVADPIFGPSDPRWRGGIPRSAFQAEVQSSVLKSMGLGGKRSGLSGTKTTASEAGFPRLDKTSLLAESLRNDIFGQKSTLVLQGPEATEARVKTADLSRYRYLVFATHGILDGDVPYLKEPALVLGQMDAGGEDGFLTMGEVAQLKLNADLVALTACQTGVGRPIPGEGTLGLVRAFQLAGADSVLVSLWGVAEDSTTDLARVFFAGLKQGLPPRTALRKARAEVRRQGYEHPFYWAPFILVTD, encoded by the coding sequence ATGACCTGCCTGCTCGCGCTCGTCCTCGCAATGCCGGCGATCGCAGCAGAGCCAGCCGCTGATATCAGCTGTGCCGAGGCGCGTGCTCATGAGCGGGACTATTACGCCGCTCTCCCCGGCATTGTAGGGAAATTTGAAGAGGCCCAGAAGCGCGGCGACCAGAGGGCCCTTATGGCTTTGGGCCGCGAGGCGGGCGACCTTGGATGGCTCCTGCATGATGAGACCAAGTACGCCTATGAAAACTACGGCGCGGCTCGTCTGGCGGCTCACGCGCTGGGAGATCGTAGGACCGAAGCCGACGTGGTGGGCAACATGGCCCGGATCGAGGTCCTGCGGGGCAACTTCGAAGCGGCTGCGCAACTCTACGAAGATTCCGCGGCTTTCGCATCCGATGCCATGGGCCGCGCGCGCTTCCTGCGATCCGGCGCCGACCTGAAGAAAGCCGCCGATCGCATGCGTGAGGGCGATTATCGTGGCGTCATCGCTGCGCTCATGCCGAGCCTGGACGAGGCCCGGCGGAACGGCGCCCATAGGGACATCCAGGTCTATAGCCGCAAGATCGGGGAGGTCTACTGGCTGCTGCTCGACGACCCGGCGAAGGCCTATGAGCTTTACACGGAGGCGCGCGGCGCGGCTCACGCCTGCGGCGGCGGTAGGACCGAGGCCGAGATCATACGCAACCTCGCGTTGCTGTCGGTCTTCTTTGGCCGATATGCCAAGGCCGCGCGGCTCTATGAGGATGCCACAGCCCCTCTGGTTCTGGATGCCTGGGGCCACCGCACCATCATGGACATGCCGGGCCAGCGTTACCAGAGGTTGAGCGGGATGCTCAGGCAACGCCTTAGCGCAACGGCGGGTGAGAGCCGCGGTCCGCGGCACGGCGCCGCCCTCAACGACGAGGCGAAGGCTGCCCTCAAGACGGCCGAGGAGCGCATGCGCACGCAGGACTTTCGCGGCGCGGTGGCCGTCCTGGTGCCAGCCCTGGAGGACGCCCGGAAGACCCGCGACCGGGCGAGCGTGGAGATTCTCTCCCGCAGAATCGGCGACCTGTATTGGGAGCCGGTACCCGAAAAGGCTCTTGAGTTCTATGACGAGGCCGGCGCCGCAGCTCACGCACTCGGTGACCGCAAGACCGCACTTGAGATCGCAGACAAACTAGCCGCACGCGCCATCGGCCACTTGGGCGAGCCAGCTGGGGCCGAACTCTACGAAGAGGCGGCCGCGATAGCGCCTGACGAGGCCGCCCGTAAACGGTATGTGCGATTGAGCGCGACTCTCAAGATCCTACGAAACCTCGTGGACTACACGCGCTATCGCGATATCGTCGGCATCCTGATGCCGGCCATTCAGGAGGCGCGGAGGACCGGCGATTTTAAGAGCCTGCAGGTCCTCTGCGCATTCGTCGCTCCTATCCGCTGGCATTATCTGGGGGATGCCGCTGCAGCCTACAATCTCCTCATCGAGGCGCGGACGGCCGCCCATGCTTTGGGCGACCGTAATGCCGAGGCCGCTGCGACCCACAACCTCGCCTATTTCGCCGGCTGGTCTGGGGATATGGCAAGGTCCAGGGAACTCGCTGAAGAGGCTGCTACCCTGACGCTCGACGAGGCGGCGCGCAAGCAGTATGAGCAGACCGGCGCTCTAGCCATGCAGTGGCTTGACCAGGCCGAGGGAGACGAATCCGAGCTGGCAGCTAAGGCCTATCCTTTCGGCCTGCCGTTGGATTCCTCCTTGGCGAATGAACTGCTCAGGCAAGGCGACACCAAGACCGCCCGCTCCATTTTCGAACGCATGGGGGTCCAATTGCCTTCCTCACGCGCCCGGGCCAGGGAACGGGAGGGAGACTATAAGCAGGCTTCTCTCTTGTATCGGCAGGATTGGGAAGCAATGGAGCGCAGGCGTGCCGGCCCCGATGAGCGCGGCAAAGAAGCCTATGTGTCCTGGACCACGTGGGGCCTCGAGGCCATCGAAGGTCTGGTGCGCGTCTCCAGTGATGAAGATGCTTTCTATTACGCGGAGACCGCCCGTGCGCGCATACTGACCAAGTCTCTGGGAGAGAGACGGAGTGCGGAGGTGGCGCCATTGGCGCCTGAGTCGTCCAAGCGCGAAACGGCACTCCAGGCCCGTCAGGCAGAATATGAGCGCCGACGCGATTCCGCCAGAGAATTGAGCCGCGGCCGCATAGACGTGGACCGTTTCGCCGGTGCGGCCGATCGAAGCCTGGACCGGGACCGCGAGGAGTTCCTGACGGAACTGCGCCGGACCCGCCCTGACTACGCGGCGGCACACTACCCCGAGCCTCTGCACGCCGCAGACATCCCCCTTCGGCAGGATGAAGTCCTCCTTGAATACGCCGTCACCGAGCCGTCCACAAAGGTCTTCGTGGTCAAGGGCGGCAAGGTCGCGGCTGCGAGGACGATCCCGATCAGTCGACGTGAGTTGGTGCGGCTCGTGCGCAGGTTCCGGGCCTTCTTTGACGGCGTCGAGCGTTCCCGGGATCTGGCGCGATTCGACGCTTCGGTGGGTCTGCGCTTGGCCGATCTGCTGCTGCGTCCGGTGCTCGGTCATATTCCGCCGGGCTCGAAGGTCGTGATCTCGCCGGACGGCGTGCTGGATCTCCTGCCGTTCGAGGCCTTGGTCCTTTCCACATCCGGTCCTGTCCAGATGCCGGCGGGCCGCTACGGCCCTGCTCCGGCGGGAGTGCGCTACGCGGGCGACGACTACGACATCGCCTATACCCCTTCGGGCACGGCGCTGGCCTCGCAGCGTCTATTGCGACGCCGCACCCGCAGCCCTGAGGAGATATTCGTGGTCGCGGACCCCATCTTCGGACCATCCGACCCGCGCTGGCGCGGCGGCATCCCGAGATCCGCTTTCCAAGCCGAGGTCCAAAGCTCCGTACTCAAGAGCATGGGGCTCGGCGGCAAGCGGAGCGGCCTGTCGGGAACGAAGACCACGGCCTCGGAGGCGGGGTTCCCTCGGCTGGATAAGACCTCCCTGCTGGCCGAGTCGCTGCGGAATGATATCTTCGGGCAGAAGAGCACTCTCGTACTGCAAGGGCCGGAAGCTACCGAGGCGCGCGTAAAGACCGCTGATCTGTCCCGCTACCGCTACCTGGTCTTCGCCACTCATGGCATACTCGACGGGGACGTGCCGTATCTGAAGGAGCCGGCCCTGGTGCTTGGGCAGATGGATGCCGGAGGGGAGGACGGCTTCTTGACCATGGGTGAAGTGGCGCAGCTCAAGCTCAATGCGGACCTTGTCGCGCTGACCGCCTGCCAGACCGGCGTCGGACGTCCCATACCAGGGGAAGGGACCCTTGGCTTGGTGAGGGCTTTCCAACTGGCTGGGGCGGACTCGGTGCTGGTCAGCCTCTGGGGTGTGGCCGAGGATTCCACCACCGATCTGGCGCGCGTCTTCTTCGCCGGCCTGAAGCAGGGCCTGCCTCCTCGGACGGCCCTCCGGAAGGCTCGGGCCGAGGTCCGCAGGCAGGGATACGAGCACCCCTTCTATTGGGCGCCGTTCATCTTGGTGACGGACTGA
- a CDS encoding Fic family protein: MATYIHQRQSWPKFDWDRETLAGQLASVRHRQGRLLGRMESLGFPQRDEALLQTFTLDVLKSSEIEGEILDADQVRSSIARRLGLDIAGLVPADRHVDGVVAMTLEATQNYAEPLTVDRMLGWHKSLFPAQEDRACKIKVGAWRDDAQGPMQVVSGPLGRERVHYEAPPAERIPAEMTAFLDWANRADELDLVLKAAVAHLWFVTIHPFDDGNGRIARAIADWALTRSEKTSQRFYSMSAQIVKERKAYYDILEKTQKGPLDITEWMRWFLGCLDRAIEGTENSLATVFQKDGFWKTHAGLSLNDRQRLMLNKLLDGFEGKLTSTKWATLAKCSQDTAQRDIIGLIEKGILVKDSAGGRSTSYSLRLS, encoded by the coding sequence ATGGCAACATACATACATCAACGCCAGAGTTGGCCGAAGTTCGACTGGGATAGGGAAACCCTTGCCGGGCAACTAGCATCGGTGCGCCATCGGCAAGGGCGCCTCCTGGGCAGGATGGAGAGCCTCGGGTTCCCGCAAAGAGACGAGGCCTTGCTGCAGACCTTCACGCTGGATGTCCTTAAGTCCAGCGAGATCGAAGGGGAGATCCTCGATGCCGACCAAGTCAGGTCCTCGATAGCGCGGCGACTGGGCCTGGACATCGCCGGCTTGGTCCCCGCGGACCGCCATGTCGATGGCGTGGTCGCCATGACGCTTGAAGCGACTCAGAACTATGCCGAGCCGCTGACCGTTGACCGCATGCTGGGCTGGCACAAGTCGCTCTTTCCCGCTCAGGAGGACCGAGCCTGCAAGATCAAGGTCGGCGCCTGGCGTGATGATGCCCAGGGACCGATGCAAGTCGTCTCGGGGCCGCTGGGCAGAGAGCGCGTCCATTATGAGGCTCCCCCGGCTGAGCGCATACCGGCTGAGATGACGGCCTTCTTGGATTGGGCGAACCGCGCCGACGAGCTGGACCTGGTCCTGAAGGCCGCGGTCGCTCATCTTTGGTTCGTCACCATCCATCCATTCGACGACGGCAACGGCCGCATCGCGCGCGCCATCGCGGATTGGGCGCTGACGCGGTCGGAGAAGACGTCCCAGCGCTTCTACAGCATGTCGGCGCAGATCGTCAAAGAGCGCAAGGCGTACTACGACATCCTGGAGAAGACGCAGAAAGGTCCGCTCGATATCACGGAGTGGATGCGATGGTTCCTCGGCTGTCTTGACCGGGCCATCGAGGGCACGGAGAATTCCCTGGCGACGGTCTTCCAGAAGGACGGCTTCTGGAAGACACATGCCGGCCTATCGCTCAATGACCGCCAGCGCTTGATGCTCAACAAGCTGCTCGACGGATTTGAAGGCAAGCTGACCTCGACGAAGTGGGCGACCCTCGCCAAGTGCTCCCAGGACACGGCGCAACGAGACATCATCGGTCTCATCGAGAAGGGGATTCTCGTCAAAGATAGCGCGGGGGGAAGAAGCACCAGCTACTCGCTCAGATTGTCTTGA
- a CDS encoding HEAT repeat domain-containing protein, which produces MNRATVFLACWICASALTQTVSAEAETGKTPAAVVAKACADLHSTSDDKRMAAMLTLGKELAWVLDTSPVMNKCLAEVKPGAVSRIIEAAARDDLNQDKGPGLLMAWVANPAAARLMIRVLGSDPEPRMRKQAALSLGRMKSPAGLDPLIKAALGDENRFVRNCAVISLGKLGSKKALQALERLSEDKDPTLRGLAKGSITSINAANVP; this is translated from the coding sequence ATGAACCGGGCTACCGTCTTTCTTGCGTGTTGGATCTGCGCGTCCGCGCTGACGCAGACCGTGTCTGCCGAGGCGGAGACCGGCAAGACTCCTGCGGCCGTCGTGGCCAAAGCCTGCGCCGATCTCCACAGCACGTCCGACGACAAGCGCATGGCCGCCATGCTCACTCTGGGCAAGGAGTTGGCATGGGTGCTGGACACCTCGCCGGTCATGAACAAATGCCTTGCCGAGGTGAAGCCTGGCGCGGTGAGCCGCATCATAGAAGCCGCCGCCCGCGACGATCTCAATCAGGACAAGGGGCCGGGCCTTCTCATGGCGTGGGTGGCGAACCCGGCTGCGGCGAGACTGATGATCCGGGTGCTGGGCAGCGACCCTGAGCCGAGGATGCGCAAACAGGCCGCTCTGTCGTTGGGCCGCATGAAGAGCCCCGCCGGGCTGGACCCGCTAATCAAGGCCGCGCTCGGCGACGAGAATCGATTCGTGCGCAACTGCGCCGTCATCTCGCTGGGCAAGCTCGGCAGCAAGAAAGCCCTGCAGGCGCTGGAACGGCTGTCGGAGGACAAGGACCCGACGCTGCGCGGCCTGGCCAAAGGGTCCATCACATCCATCAACGCCGCCAATGTCCCCTAG